The nucleotide sequence GATTGCCGCAGCCAAGCCCTAAGTCTGCTTCTTTAGGGATTCCGGCCAGGTCTTGAGCGGCATAGCCTATTGAGGCAGTTATCTTTTCAGCCTCTCCGTTTACCGAAAGGTTTTCCTTGGCCAAATTTTCATAGTGCTCTTTTACAGCATACTTAATTGCATTTTTATTGTAATTATTTTTATCGTCACTCATTCAAATTACTCCCTATTTTTTCTTTAGATATTTTACGCTGTCCAAGGCAACGGCGGCAATGATGATAAAGCCCTTAAATACAAATTGCAAGTTTGTATCTATTCCTAAAAAGGTCAGGCAGTAGGTAAGGCTTGTAAAAATAATAACGCCTATTACGGCACCGCTGATTTTTCCTATACCTCCGTTAAAGGAGATGCCTCCGACTACGCAGGCGGCAATGGCATCAAGTTCATAGCCTTGTCCCGTTCCTGCACTTGCATTAGCCCTAAAGGCTTCGAGGAAGGAGCCCACACCGTAAAATACTCCGGCCATAATAAAAACGCCCATAGTAACCTTAAAAACGCTGATACCGCTGACGGCTGCAGCCTCAGAGTTTCCTCCTACGGCATACATATTTTTTCCGAATACGGTCTTATTCCAAATAAACCATGCTATTATAATCGCAATTAAGGCGGGAATTATGAGCTTAGGAAGAGTAATCATCTCATTATTTACAATTCCCAAAATCCACCGTCCGCCGAGCAAGTCCTTTACCTCATTATCGATTGAACCTACGGGAGTTCCGCTCGTACCGAAAAATAAAAGACCGTAGATAATTAACTGGGTCGCAAGGGTTGAAATAAAGGGATGAATCTTAAGCCTAGCCGAAAAAACGCCGGCAAAGGCACTAAATAAAACGCAAAGCAATATTGAAAGCCCAAGCGAAAGAATCAAACGCCAAACCATTGGCATGGCCGTAAAATCCCAAGGGCCGAGACCAAAAAAGGTTACTATGTTAAGCCCCGGATGTAAAATCAAACCTGTAATAACCGAACCGAGGGCAACCATTCTTCCTATACTCAAGTCCGTACCGGCCAAAAGAATGAGCCCTGCAACACCGAGAGCATAAAACATTCTGGTTGAAGCCTGCTCCAAAATTGTAAAGATATTGGGAAGCGATAGAAGATTTCCGTTTCCCGATAGGGGGGCTACAATTATACAGATAATAAAGAAAACCAAAATTGCAAGATAAAGACCGTTACTCAATAAAAAACTTGAAAGCTTAAACTTGTAAATATAATCCTTAAAATTTAAAACCATGTTTTCTTTAAGATTTGTTCTTCCATTTCTTAAAGAAATATTTTTTTGAACATGGTCTATGTAGGCTTGATTTTTTGCTTCTTTAGAGGTTGCAACGGCATCCCTGTATTTGTTCTTTGCCTCAGCAAAAGAAGAATTAATCTGAAACTTTAAAACATTGAGCTTGCGGTTAAGCTCGGCAGAATCCTTTGTTTCGGCAAAATCGTCATAGGCCTCTTTTTTTGCAGCTTCGTTTTCCTGCAGAATAGAAACTTTTTGATTTTCATAATCAATCTTATACTGTTTTTGCTTTTGATTTTCCGACTTTATAAAATCCCTTATATTATCTTTAAAGAGTTTATTTGAATAAGCAACAGCCTCGGCTGCAAGTTTCTTTTCGGCATCCTTGTTTTCAAGAGCCGTTTTCTTTGCTTCTTCAATTTCTTTTTTATATTCTTCAATAGAAGAAATTTTTACGGCATCGTCTATCAGGCGGTTCTTTTTAAGAGCATAGATATGATTTTTTAAAGAAGCTATTTTATCGACCCCGTCCTTGCGAAGCTCTTGAAGAGCTCTGCCGTAGTCGGCAAGTTTTGCATCTTCGTTAAAAAAACTAAAGTCTACTTTTTCATTGTTCTTATTTTCCATACAACATACTCCTTAAAATAGTTCCTACAAATACTTGGCCGAAAGCCTGAGCAGAGTTTCCTGATCGGTTTCTTTTGTGTTTACGATACCAGCAAGGCGACGGTTGGACATGACGGCTATGCGGTTCGTGATACCTAAAATTTCGGGCATCTCGCTCGAAACAACTATTATGGTTTTTCCCTCTTTTGCCATCTTGATGATGAGCTGATATATTTCGTATTTGGCCCCTACATCGATACCGCGGGTAGGCTCATCCATCAAAAACACATCGGGTGAACGCTCCAGCCATTTTCCGATTATAACCTTTTGCTGGTTTCCACCGCTCAAGGCCGAAATACTTTGATCAGCCGAAAGGCACCTCGTCCTCATAGTTTCAATTTCCCTGTTTGCGGCCTCCCGTATTTTACGCTTTGATAAGACCCCGATGGTTTTATAATTATTCAAATTGGTAATTACCGTGTTAAATTCTATTGTGTCCTTGCCGAACATTCCGTTTAGTTTACGCTCTTCGGTCAACAGAGCAAAGCCATGAGCCATGGCCTCTTTACTGCTCTTAAATTTAAGATATTTATCGTTTATACTTATGCTCCCCGATTCTATAGTGCGGATACCGAAGAGGGCTTCCAAAAGCTCGCTCCTCCCTGCCCCTACAAGCCCGTAAAGACCTAGGATTTCTCCCTTCCTTACGGTAAAGGAAATATCTTCAAGCACGGGTGCATATTTTGTTTTTAAGTTTTCTATTTTTAAAAAATCTTCTCCGGGGACATTATCCACATCGGGGAAACGCTTATCCAGAGAGCGGCCTACCATGGCCGAAATAATTTCGTTCATATCCGTTTCGGCTACGGGCTTTGAAAGAATCATCTTACCGTCCCGTAAAACGGCAACCTCATCGCAAACCTCAAAAACCTCATCCATCTTATGCGAAATATAAATAAATGAAACGCCTTTTTTTTGTAAGGCTCTTATTATCGAAAAAAGTTTTTTTACCTCCCTCTCGGTTAAAGAAGATGTCGGCTCATCCAATACGATGAGCTTTGCGTTATAGGAAACAGCCTTCGCTATTTCAACCATCTGCCGCTGTGAAACAGACATGGTACGCATTATTGTTTTGGGATTAACATTCATATTGAGCGAAGCAAAAAGAGAACTTGCAGATTCAAACATTTTTATTTCGTCAACAATCCCGAAGTTGGTCGGATAGCGTCCTAAAAATAAATTATCTGTAACGGTTCTGTCAAGACAAAGATTCAGTTCTTGATGAACCATAGCAACTCCGCTTTCAAGAGCTTCTTTAGGATTTTTAAATTCGATTGATTTGTTTAATAAAGAAATGGAGCCCTCATCCCGTGTGTATATACCGAAAAGGCACTTCATCATGGTGGATTTTCCTGCTCCGTTTTCGCCCATAAGTCCCATTACGGAGCCTTGTCTTACAGTCAGATCTATACCGTCCAAAACCTTATTCTTTCCGAAAGATTTTGAAAGGTTCTTTATTTCAAGAACTACATCACTCATCCCAAAGATCACACTCCTTTAAAAGCCCCCTGTTTTGATTTTAAGGCGGGAAGAAAACTCCCGCCTTAAAAAACCATCAAAGATTAATGGCAATCTTAAATTTAAGATTCATTAATACTTTAACTTGTCGGTGTAGTTTGAACCTGAGTTCGTTTTAACCATGTTTACGGCAAAGGCATCAAAGTTGTTTAGGTTTGTAAATTTATCCAAACAGCTTGATTCGTTTTGTCCGTCTCCCTGAACGATTGTCAATTCAATGTTCAAAAGAGGAGCATAGTATTTTAATGCAGGCAAGTATGAAGAAGAAAGAAAATTATCGCCTGAATTATAAATAGTTAAAAGAACCTTCTTTTTGGGAGCATTTGTCTGCTTAATTCCGGCATCCCTTGTTCCGCCGAGGTAGTTCTCGTAGTTGGCCTTTGTAACACCTGAGTTTGCAGCCATAACAGCTTTTACATCAGCCCAGTACTGAACAGGAGCTGAAATTTTATTGCCGTAAGAGTCTTCGGCTGTGATACCCTTGGTGTATACATCTGTTCCGGTTAAACCATCGAGCAGGTTGCGCAAAACCTGTAAGGTTGCTGTTGCCTGAGCATCAACGTTCTGAGAAACCGTACCGGTAAGAAGCCCTTTGCCTACAGCTTCGATAGCATCTGCGTTTGCATCATATCCGAAAATCGGAACACCTGCAGGATAGTTTGAGGCCTGTAAACAGCCCATTGCCATACCGTCATTGTTTGAAACAACCATATCGATCTGATCTGCAAACTTTGTTGCCCATCCGCCCATGGCCTCTGTTGCAGCATTGGCATTCCATGTAGAACCGTCGGTTCCTGTCATAGCCTTTCCTTCAAGCTCTACAACATCGAAGGTTTTTCCTGCAATAGTAATTGAACCCTGCTTTGTTTTACCGGGGTCGGTAGAACCTGCCCAAGTTCCCAAAGCCTTTCGGATACCCTCAGTTCTAGCCTTTGAATCGTTGTGGCCTACGTCACCGATGCAAAGAACATAACCGATAATACCGTCGCCGTTTCTGTCAAGTGAAGCTTCTGCCGATGCAAGAAAATCTGTAATAAGTTTTCCCTGAACTGCGCCGCCGCCTGCAGCATCAAAACCTACATAATAGGTCTTGTCGTTCCAGTTCATAGAGGTCATATCGATTTCTCCTGTTGTCGGGTCTGAAGGCTGTCTGTTAAAAAAGACGAGAGGTTTATTCTTGTTAAGAACTGCACTTCCGCTTCCGCCGCAGCTTACAACAAAAATAGCCGACACAATAAGAAGCCCAAAAAAAACAATTTGTGCAAATTTAGAAAAAGATCTCATAAATACGCACCTCCTAAAATATAATTTTAAATAAGTATATTATATTTTATAAAATATGTCTACATAGCCTTAAATCCTTTACCTAGAAACAATTTTGAAAAACTGATATAATTCGACCTATGATTATTGATAATAAATACAGTGTACGTCATAAGATTCTCACAGGAAACATAGACGGAAAATGCAGGGCTACACCCATGGAATTTGCGATTTTGATGCAGGAATTGGCGGCAGGTCATTACAGCACGACAGGCCTTTCCGTTCCGCATTTGCAAAAAATGGGCTTAACATGGGTTATCACAAAACAGCATTTTGAAATTACCGAATACCCTCTTTGGATGGATGATTTAATCGTTCAAACTTGGGCTCAGCCGCCTAAGGGCTTTTTTTGCTTTAGGGATTTTGCCTTCTTTTATGCAAAAAACGGAAAAAAAACTTCTATCGATGAGGCTTTTGAAGAAAAATGCCGTATCGAAGAAGGAAGAGAAAAAAGCTTATCTATAGAAGAAGAATTTAAAGAGCTTAAACAACCTATCTTTCGTGCAAGTTCTTGTTGGGTAATATTGAACTCAGAAACAGGACAGCCTGTAAAGCCGGATGAAAAAACTATGGGAAATTTAGCCTTTAATGAAGATCACTTGGAAGGCAAGGTGTTTGCAAAAATTCCTGCATGCGAAAACCGGGATACCGAAGAAAGATTCCGGCCCAACCTCTTGGATATAGACATGAATTCTCATGTAAACAATTTAAACTATTTAAGATGGATTCTGTCATACATGGATGCAGACTTTTGTAAGGGAAAATTATTAAAGACCCTTGATACCAATTTTGTTTCATCGGCCATGTACGGAGAAGAGCTTATATGCAGATCAAGCCGATCGGAAAATATCTGCATTCATTCCATAATAAGGGCAAAAGACGGAAGCGAGGTATTTAAAGCTCGCTCAGAATGGGCTGACGAAAATGATCTTTCCCGAACACTAAATTTATCTGACTAAACCGAAGCGGGCTCTGGGAAAAAGAATTAGATTTACCGTTCCAAGCATTCTTGAAGAATGAATATAGCGGGGTGCTACATTTGTTACAAACATCATCGACATGGCATCATCCTTGTTAAGGGCTTCCAAGTGGTATTGATATTCATGCCTCATATCCGTGGAATTAAAACGGTTATCCCCCATCATAAAATAGCAGTTTTCGGGGATGAACTCTTCTTCACCCTTAGGGAATTCGTCCATGTTTCTTTGAGATGAGAGGGCTAAATAGTAGAGGTATTCACCGAGCTCGTTTATAATAGCTTGGCGTTCCGCATCCGAAGAAAAAACCGCATCACTGACATTAGCCTTATAAAGTTCGGCATTCCGTACAAGGAGCTTTCCAAATCCGAGTTTAATAAGAACATTGAGTTGAGCATTTCTCATCTCATATAAGTTGTAGGAATTTTTTTCGGCAGATTTTTTCCATGAAGTTAAAAAGTTTTCAAACCACATAAGCCCGCCGTCCGTCGTCAAAATCTTTGAGGCTATCACTTCGTTATCTCTGGCCATTTGAGTAACAAGGTACTGACCTTTGCTTAAAAAATCTTTGGCCGAAAACACCTTATCGGGCTTAGACTTTATTTCTTTCATCTTTTTAATAAGGGCAAGGGCTTCCTTTTCGGCCTCATCGAAATCAACCTTTGCCCGCCAAGCCTCTACCGATTGAAGGCGGTTTAAATCTTCGGTATTCATTTTTATGTCTTTTACATATTTTAAGCTTGACCGGGGCAGCTTGGATAAATCCCAAACGGCATAAGCACTTTCATCAAGGGCTTTAAAATCCTTTTCTCCGGCTTTTTTTATGTAGAGCACTCCATCTACAAGCATTAACTTTTCTCCGCTTAAGCCCACAATCCTTTTTACCAAGGGGTCAGCCTTGATCTTTCCGTTTTCATCCTTATTGATATTTACCGTAGTGAGGGTCAGGTACTGCACCAGCTGAGATGCAAAAAATTTAAGCTCGTTATTCGGGTCATCTTCATAATGAGGATTGCGGATTATAACCACATCCCCCCTCTTATAATTATAAATTTGAGGAAACCGGAATGAAGAAAGAGGAAAGGTCGGCCCTGCAGCAACTTTAAAGCCTGCGACCCTGTCCCCTATCATAAACTGCTGAACCATAGATTCCGAAGGAATAACATAGAGCTGCAAAACAAAAACGGTAAAAAGGAGAACTACACAGGCAGCCTGCAAGATGGAATCGGCCCAATCTAAAATTTCCGAAATAAGAGAACGTTTTTTCTTAGGTATCGCGGGCAATTCCGGAAAGTATTTCGGCAGCCTCTTATCCTTTAATCTAAACAAAAGCACTCTATTATAAATAACTAAGGCAAACCAATAGACGGCTAAAATTGCATCAAGCACAGACCTATCCTGTTCGGCTTGAACAGCCCTGGATATAATAAAGCAAGCCATAAAAATATACGGCACATATTCCATAGTTTTACGCATTATGAACAAGTCTCTCACGGTCTTCTTTTTAAAAAAAGAAAATATACAAAAAGCCATCCAAAGAGAATAAGCCGCACCTAAGACCACTGCAATCACAGCAATACTTGAGGCATTTTTTATAATTAGTAAAATTGAAAATAAAAAACTTAAAACCGGTTCCGCATAAAAAAGGATAGACATGAAAACTCCTAGTAATTTATATAAACAGCTTATAAAAACATCAGCTTTTAAAAGCGGCCCTATTGCTATCTAAACAAAATCAAGGCCCATAAGAAACAGAGTATATCACTTTTTTGTATTTTATGCTAGAGTTCGAGCGTTTTAAAAAAAATCCGGCCTATAGATTTTTTTAAGCAAAAGGGGTAAAATAAACGCCTTAAAAAGTTTTTATTGGAG is from Treponema denticola and encodes:
- a CDS encoding galactose/methyl galactoside ABC transporter permease MglC, with amino-acid sequence MENKNNEKVDFSFFNEDAKLADYGRALQELRKDGVDKIASLKNHIYALKKNRLIDDAVKISSIEEYKKEIEEAKKTALENKDAEKKLAAEAVAYSNKLFKDNIRDFIKSENQKQKQYKIDYENQKVSILQENEAAKKEAYDDFAETKDSAELNRKLNVLKFQINSSFAEAKNKYRDAVATSKEAKNQAYIDHVQKNISLRNGRTNLKENMVLNFKDYIYKFKLSSFLLSNGLYLAILVFFIICIIVAPLSGNGNLLSLPNIFTILEQASTRMFYALGVAGLILLAGTDLSIGRMVALGSVITGLILHPGLNIVTFFGLGPWDFTAMPMVWRLILSLGLSILLCVLFSAFAGVFSARLKIHPFISTLATQLIIYGLLFFGTSGTPVGSIDNEVKDLLGGRWILGIVNNEMITLPKLIIPALIAIIIAWFIWNKTVFGKNMYAVGGNSEAAAVSGISVFKVTMGVFIMAGVFYGVGSFLEAFRANASAGTGQGYELDAIAACVVGGISFNGGIGKISGAVIGVIIFTSLTYCLTFLGIDTNLQFVFKGFIIIAAVALDSVKYLKKK
- a CDS encoding sugar ABC transporter ATP-binding protein — translated: MSDVVLEIKNLSKSFGKNKVLDGIDLTVRQGSVMGLMGENGAGKSTMMKCLFGIYTRDEGSISLLNKSIEFKNPKEALESGVAMVHQELNLCLDRTVTDNLFLGRYPTNFGIVDEIKMFESASSLFASLNMNVNPKTIMRTMSVSQRQMVEIAKAVSYNAKLIVLDEPTSSLTEREVKKLFSIIRALQKKGVSFIYISHKMDEVFEVCDEVAVLRDGKMILSKPVAETDMNEIISAMVGRSLDKRFPDVDNVPGEDFLKIENLKTKYAPVLEDISFTVRKGEILGLYGLVGAGRSELLEALFGIRTIESGSISINDKYLKFKSSKEAMAHGFALLTEERKLNGMFGKDTIEFNTVITNLNNYKTIGVLSKRKIREAANREIETMRTRCLSADQSISALSGGNQQKVIIGKWLERSPDVFLMDEPTRGIDVGAKYEIYQLIIKMAKEGKTIIVVSSEMPEILGITNRIAVMSNRRLAGIVNTKETDQETLLRLSAKYL
- a CDS encoding substrate-binding domain-containing protein, producing the protein MRSFSKFAQIVFFGLLIVSAIFVVSCGGSGSAVLNKNKPLVFFNRQPSDPTTGEIDMTSMNWNDKTYYVGFDAAGGGAVQGKLITDFLASAEASLDRNGDGIIGYVLCIGDVGHNDSKARTEGIRKALGTWAGSTDPGKTKQGSITIAGKTFDVVELEGKAMTGTDGSTWNANAATEAMGGWATKFADQIDMVVSNNDGMAMGCLQASNYPAGVPIFGYDANADAIEAVGKGLLTGTVSQNVDAQATATLQVLRNLLDGLTGTDVYTKGITAEDSYGNKISAPVQYWADVKAVMAANSGVTKANYENYLGGTRDAGIKQTNAPKKKVLLTIYNSGDNFLSSSYLPALKYYAPLLNIELTIVQGDGQNESSCLDKFTNLNNFDAFAVNMVKTNSGSNYTDKLKY
- a CDS encoding acyl-[acyl-carrier-protein] thioesterase; the protein is MIIDNKYSVRHKILTGNIDGKCRATPMEFAILMQELAAGHYSTTGLSVPHLQKMGLTWVITKQHFEITEYPLWMDDLIVQTWAQPPKGFFCFRDFAFFYAKNGKKTSIDEAFEEKCRIEEGREKSLSIEEEFKELKQPIFRASSCWVILNSETGQPVKPDEKTMGNLAFNEDHLEGKVFAKIPACENRDTEERFRPNLLDIDMNSHVNNLNYLRWILSYMDADFCKGKLLKTLDTNFVSSAMYGEELICRSSRSENICIHSIIRAKDGSEVFKARSEWADENDLSRTLNLSD
- the lepB gene encoding signal peptidase I — protein: MSILFYAEPVLSFLFSILLIIKNASSIAVIAVVLGAAYSLWMAFCIFSFFKKKTVRDLFIMRKTMEYVPYIFMACFIISRAVQAEQDRSVLDAILAVYWFALVIYNRVLLFRLKDKRLPKYFPELPAIPKKKRSLISEILDWADSILQAACVVLLFTVFVLQLYVIPSESMVQQFMIGDRVAGFKVAAGPTFPLSSFRFPQIYNYKRGDVVIIRNPHYEDDPNNELKFFASQLVQYLTLTTVNINKDENGKIKADPLVKRIVGLSGEKLMLVDGVLYIKKAGEKDFKALDESAYAVWDLSKLPRSSLKYVKDIKMNTEDLNRLQSVEAWRAKVDFDEAEKEALALIKKMKEIKSKPDKVFSAKDFLSKGQYLVTQMARDNEVIASKILTTDGGLMWFENFLTSWKKSAEKNSYNLYEMRNAQLNVLIKLGFGKLLVRNAELYKANVSDAVFSSDAERQAIINELGEYLYYLALSSQRNMDEFPKGEEEFIPENCYFMMGDNRFNSTDMRHEYQYHLEALNKDDAMSMMFVTNVAPRYIHSSRMLGTVNLILFPRARFGLVR